From a region of the Pseudanabaena sp. ABRG5-3 genome:
- a CDS encoding ParA family protein, with the protein MANSPTNSPKIVVVTNGKGGVGKTTTAIALAGILAQDAKVLVVDADVQGSLSWWVGRSDKNMGFDIAKEIDPTHLKKLPKLSSYDLVLVDTPPALHSHALSTVVAIADYLVLPTPPAPMDLTALVETVKTTVRPAQVPHRVLLTRVDPRCLNEALEAQNTLLEVGVPVFHAFVRAYKAHERAALEGKLVTEWKGKNAREAEADYRRVVDELRRDILK; encoded by the coding sequence ATGGCAAATTCCCCAACCAATTCCCCAAAAATCGTGGTTGTTACCAATGGTAAAGGGGGTGTAGGCAAAACCACAACAGCGATCGCCTTAGCAGGAATTTTGGCGCAGGATGCGAAAGTCCTAGTTGTGGATGCCGATGTACAGGGAAGCTTGTCTTGGTGGGTAGGGCGCAGCGACAAAAATATGGGTTTTGATATTGCTAAAGAAATCGATCCCACCCATTTAAAAAAACTACCGAAACTTAGCAGTTACGATCTAGTATTGGTAGATACACCACCTGCACTGCATTCCCATGCGCTTTCTACGGTTGTGGCGATCGCTGACTATTTAGTTTTGCCGACACCTCCCGCACCAATGGATCTTACTGCTCTTGTTGAAACTGTCAAAACTACAGTGCGACCTGCCCAAGTTCCCCATCGAGTTTTACTCACCCGTGTTGATCCACGCTGTCTCAATGAAGCCCTTGAAGCGCAAAACACCTTACTAGAGGTCGGAGTACCTGTGTTCCATGCCTTTGTAAGAGCTTACAAAGCCCATGAAAGGGCTGCCCTCGAAGGGAAGTTAGTAACTGAATGGAAAGGGAAAAATGCGCGAGAAGCGGAGGCAGACTATCGACGGGTAGTTGATGAGCTACGGCGAGATATTCTGAAGTAA
- the lspA gene encoding signal peptidase II codes for MASGKIENSFYWFAAILGLVLDQASKYLVVQYLKGARSFPVIDGVFHLTYATNTGAAFSLFSGQIDWLKWVSMLVSLGLVAFGIFAKNLNRWEQAGYGFILAGAAGNGIDRFVAGYVVDFIDIRIIRFAIFNIADVSINVGLACLAIAVLFAAKPSRKAPKL; via the coding sequence ATGGCATCTGGCAAAATCGAGAACTCTTTCTACTGGTTTGCGGCAATTTTGGGATTAGTTCTCGATCAAGCCTCTAAATATTTAGTTGTGCAATATCTCAAGGGCGCTCGCTCATTCCCTGTAATTGATGGTGTGTTTCATCTGACCTATGCTACCAATACAGGGGCAGCATTTAGCCTGTTTAGTGGTCAAATTGACTGGCTGAAATGGGTGTCAATGCTAGTGAGCTTGGGTTTAGTTGCCTTTGGCATATTTGCGAAAAATTTAAATCGATGGGAACAAGCGGGCTATGGGTTTATTTTGGCAGGAGCCGCAGGTAATGGGATCGACCGCTTTGTGGCGGGATATGTAGTGGACTTTATCGATATTAGGATTATTCGCTTTGCGATTTTCAATATTGCCGATGTTTCGATCAATGTGGGACTTGCCTGTTTAGCGATCGCTGTTTTATTTGCAGCAAAACCTTCACGCAAAGCCCCTAAACTTTAA
- the rpaB gene encoding response regulator transcription factor RpaB: MENHKEKILVVDDEASIRRILETRLSMIGYEVVTAADGEEAIEVFHKENPDLVVLDVMMPKLDGYGVCQELRKESDIPIIMLTALGDVADRITGLELGADDYVVKPFSPKELEARIRSVLRRFDRNGTSGIPSSGVIHINTIRIDTNKRQVYKSDERIRLTGMEFSLLELLVGRSGEAFSRAEILQEVWGYTPERHVDTRVVDVHISRLRAKLEEDPSNPELILTARGTGYLFQRIIDGSEAKQA; this comes from the coding sequence TTGGAAAACCATAAGGAAAAAATTCTAGTTGTAGACGACGAAGCAAGTATTCGTCGGATTCTGGAGACTCGTCTGTCAATGATCGGTTACGAGGTCGTTACTGCCGCAGATGGCGAAGAGGCGATCGAAGTTTTTCATAAAGAAAACCCTGATTTAGTGGTTCTTGATGTAATGATGCCAAAGCTCGACGGCTACGGGGTATGTCAAGAGCTACGAAAAGAATCTGATATTCCGATCATTATGTTGACAGCGCTGGGCGATGTTGCTGACCGTATCACAGGTCTCGAATTAGGTGCAGATGATTACGTCGTTAAGCCATTTTCTCCTAAGGAGCTAGAAGCTCGGATTCGTTCAGTATTGCGCCGATTTGATCGCAACGGCACATCAGGTATCCCCAGTTCTGGTGTGATTCATATTAATACGATCAGAATTGATACTAATAAGCGTCAAGTCTATAAGTCCGATGAGCGGATTCGCTTAACGGGTATGGAATTTAGTTTATTGGAACTTTTAGTCGGGCGATCGGGTGAGGCTTTCTCAAGAGCCGAAATTTTGCAAGAGGTTTGGGGATATACACCTGAGCGTCATGTGGATACTCGCGTTGTCGATGTTCACATTTCCCGTCTCAGAGCAAAACTCGAAGAAGATCCTAGTAACCCTGAGCTTATCCTGACGGCAAGAGGTACAGGGTATCTATTCCAACGTATCATCGATGGTTCGGAAGCAAAACAAGCATAA
- a CDS encoding cation acetate symporter, whose translation MNISIEQFNPPAVLLALENVQSAVLNTNLGQFNPLAIAFFVVFVIFSLGITYWAAGKTKNTSHFYTAGQSISGFQNGLALAGDFMSAASFLGIAGLVALKGFDGLIYSIGFLVGWPLVMFLIAEPLRNLGKYTFADVVAFRFRQTPVRIASAIGTLAVVSFYLIAQMVGAGNLVKLLFGIDYELAVLLVGCVMLAYVIFGGMIATTWVQIIKAVLLLGGTVLLSGLVLSKFGFNPLELFAAASVKYGAGVLAPGKQISDPLDAISLGLALMLGTAGLPHILMRFYTVPDAKAARSSVMYATVFIGFFYLLTFILGFGAMVLVGQDLITKIDKGGNMAAPLLAEALGGNAFLGFIAAVSFATILAVVAGLTLSGAATLSHDLWVNVVRNGNSDENEQLKVARIATMALGVVAIILGIIFKGQNVAYMVGLAFAIAASANFPSLLLSMIWCKFTTNGAVASIVVGTVSALVLIYLSPTIQIDILKQTTAFFPLKNPGIVTIPLSFAVGIIVSLLGSDPAADAKFAEVEHRIHTGMGRQEVVSIPALDLEEI comes from the coding sequence ATGAATATAAGCATTGAGCAATTTAATCCACCCGCAGTTTTATTAGCGCTGGAGAATGTGCAATCGGCTGTATTGAATACCAATTTGGGACAATTCAATCCCCTCGCGATCGCCTTTTTTGTAGTGTTTGTGATTTTTTCCCTTGGCATTACCTATTGGGCAGCAGGCAAAACTAAAAACACATCCCACTTCTATACCGCAGGTCAAAGTATTAGCGGCTTTCAAAATGGGCTAGCACTTGCGGGTGATTTCATGAGTGCGGCTAGTTTTCTCGGTATAGCAGGACTAGTTGCCCTTAAGGGTTTTGATGGATTAATTTATTCCATCGGTTTTCTTGTCGGATGGCCGTTAGTGATGTTCTTAATCGCTGAGCCATTGCGTAATTTAGGGAAATACACCTTTGCGGATGTGGTCGCCTTTCGGTTTCGACAAACACCTGTACGCATTGCCTCTGCGATCGGTACATTAGCAGTTGTCTCCTTCTACCTAATTGCTCAAATGGTGGGAGCAGGTAATCTTGTCAAACTTCTATTTGGCATTGACTATGAACTTGCCGTACTACTGGTTGGGTGTGTCATGCTTGCCTATGTGATTTTTGGTGGCATGATTGCGACTACATGGGTACAAATCATCAAAGCAGTACTGCTTTTAGGGGGAACAGTTTTACTATCAGGATTAGTACTCTCTAAATTTGGATTTAATCCCCTCGAACTTTTCGCGGCTGCTTCTGTTAAATATGGCGCAGGTGTACTTGCTCCTGGGAAGCAAATTTCCGATCCTTTGGATGCGATTTCCTTGGGACTGGCGCTGATGCTTGGCACAGCAGGTTTACCACATATTCTGATGCGCTTTTACACTGTTCCCGATGCTAAGGCGGCGCGTAGTTCCGTAATGTATGCGACGGTATTCATTGGATTCTTCTATCTACTTACCTTCATTCTTGGCTTTGGCGCAATGGTATTAGTGGGACAAGACCTCATTACCAAGATTGACAAAGGTGGGAACATGGCAGCTCCATTGTTAGCCGAAGCTTTAGGAGGCAATGCCTTTTTAGGATTTATTGCGGCGGTTTCATTTGCTACGATTTTGGCAGTGGTGGCTGGGTTGACCCTTTCTGGGGCGGCAACTCTCTCCCATGACCTATGGGTGAATGTAGTTCGTAATGGTAATTCCGATGAAAATGAACAGTTAAAAGTTGCCAGAATTGCGACTATGGCTCTAGGTGTTGTCGCGATTATCTTAGGAATTATCTTCAAAGGTCAGAACGTTGCCTATATGGTGGGGCTTGCCTTTGCGATCGCGGCTAGTGCCAACTTCCCATCACTATTGCTGTCAATGATCTGGTGCAAATTTACTACCAATGGCGCAGTAGCGAGTATTGTGGTGGGTACAGTATCAGCACTGGTACTCATCTATCTATCCCCCACAATTCAAATTGATATTCTCAAGCAAACTACAGCGTTCTTTCCACTTAAGAATCCCGGAATTGTGACTATTCCTTTATCCTTTGCAGTAGGAATTATCGTTTCTTTATTAGGTAGTGATCCTGCGGCAGATGCTAAGTTTGCGGAAGTCGAACATCGGATTCATACAGGTATGGGGCGGCAAGAGGTGGTATCTATTCCTGCTTTAGATTTAGAAGAAATCTAA
- a CDS encoding DUF485 domain-containing protein, whose translation MENRAKTLDDVAADRWRISIWLTAIMMVIYFGFILLIAYNKPLLATLVTSGLSLGILLGALTIVAVWVLTYIYVHWANTTYDLHVAELQASLRNSANGNGDGYLPNEQTFTKDTGINGNEQEREGDA comes from the coding sequence ATGGAAAATCGTGCAAAAACATTAGATGATGTTGCCGCCGATCGCTGGCGAATTTCTATTTGGCTAACAGCGATCATGATGGTAATTTACTTCGGTTTTATCCTGCTAATTGCTTATAACAAACCGCTACTAGCGACACTTGTAACTTCTGGATTATCCCTAGGGATTTTATTGGGGGCATTAACGATCGTGGCAGTTTGGGTGCTGACTTACATTTATGTCCATTGGGCGAATACAACCTACGATCTCCATGTGGCAGAGCTACAAGCATCGCTACGCAACAGTGCTAATGGCAATGGTGATGGATATCTTCCCAATGAACAAACATTTACGAAAGATACAGGAATTAATGGAAACGAGCAGGAAAGGGAAGGTGACGCATGA
- a CDS encoding TROVE domain-containing protein — protein sequence MSYKFLFQKPKGTPQTQAIAGREAEMIQGRSGGFAFDAGIWRMLRRCLLIGTAQSTYYAGKHELSADFIDTVQKCVAEDADRVASEVLYASDGRAVNNSAPILALVLLSMGDSQAAKRNFMEIFPQVVRTGSHFYEWMNYTKSMRGFGKVIRESGKAWLSNPDTKALAYQLLKYQQRQGFSHRDALRLFHVKPETDDQQALYQWVVKGWDELPSKIPSDALAQIWWYEWLKRHPDKTHEAISKGKLTHEMAAPIGQMDVRAWQLLFNEMPIGALLRNLGSLTELGVLTTKNKDNLKHVANVLNNRDRLKKGRIHPIDVLKALKTYQSGGALGRSQKTWEPIPRIVDILETALEMSFDAIAPTGATFLHAIDVSGSMSSYTVSSIGLTCCEIAATMALATVKAETNYAIRGFATDFRDLGITKKDSFSSAMQKATSQNFGGTDASVAYDWAIKHKFYADIFCFWTDSESWAGRRHPSEALAEYRRKVNPNAKAVYVTLAPYELSLVDPKDPHSWDMGGFDPAMPRAIQMIAMGEV from the coding sequence ATGTCTTATAAATTTTTATTCCAGAAACCCAAAGGTACTCCTCAAACTCAAGCGATCGCAGGTCGTGAAGCCGAAATGATCCAAGGGCGATCGGGTGGCTTTGCCTTTGATGCGGGTATTTGGCGCATGTTGCGTCGTTGCTTGCTGATTGGTACTGCCCAAAGCACTTACTACGCTGGCAAGCACGAACTGTCCGCCGATTTCATCGATACGGTGCAGAAATGTGTCGCCGAAGATGCCGATCGCGTGGCGAGCGAAGTTCTCTATGCTAGCGATGGTCGTGCAGTAAATAATAGCGCTCCTATTCTGGCGCTAGTCTTGCTATCGATGGGTGATAGCCAAGCGGCGAAACGGAACTTCATGGAAATCTTTCCTCAAGTTGTCCGCACTGGTAGCCACTTCTATGAATGGATGAACTACACCAAGTCCATGCGTGGCTTCGGTAAAGTCATTCGTGAAAGTGGTAAGGCATGGCTCTCCAATCCCGACACCAAGGCGCTCGCCTATCAATTGCTGAAGTATCAACAACGGCAAGGCTTCTCGCACCGTGATGCGCTACGTTTGTTTCACGTTAAGCCTGAAACCGACGATCAACAAGCGCTCTATCAATGGGTGGTCAAGGGTTGGGATGAACTTCCTTCAAAAATTCCATCGGATGCGCTGGCGCAAATCTGGTGGTACGAATGGCTGAAGCGTCACCCTGACAAGACCCATGAAGCGATCTCGAAGGGTAAACTCACCCATGAAATGGCGGCTCCCATCGGACAGATGGATGTGCGCGCATGGCAGTTGCTCTTTAACGAAATGCCCATTGGTGCATTGTTGCGGAACCTTGGTTCTTTGACCGAACTTGGTGTCTTGACTACGAAAAATAAGGACAACTTGAAGCATGTCGCCAATGTGTTGAACAATCGCGATCGCCTCAAAAAGGGACGTATTCACCCCATTGATGTTTTGAAAGCTCTCAAGACCTATCAGTCGGGTGGTGCGCTCGGACGTAGTCAAAAGACTTGGGAACCAATTCCTCGCATTGTTGATATTTTGGAAACTGCTCTGGAAATGTCCTTCGATGCGATCGCGCCCACGGGTGCGACTTTCCTCCATGCGATCGATGTGTCAGGTTCAATGTCTTCCTACACCGTAAGTTCCATCGGCTTGACCTGCTGCGAAATCGCGGCAACGATGGCTTTGGCGACGGTGAAGGCGGAAACCAACTATGCAATTCGTGGATTTGCCACCGACTTCCGTGATTTGGGAATCACTAAAAAGGATTCCTTCTCATCGGCAATGCAGAAGGCAACGAGCCAAAACTTCGGTGGTACGGATGCTTCAGTTGCTTACGATTGGGCAATTAAGCATAAGTTCTATGCGGATATATTCTGCTTCTGGACTGATTCCGAATCTTGGGCAGGTCGTCGTCATCCTAGTGAAGCCTTAGCTGAATATCGCCGCAAGGTGAATCCTAACGCGAAGGCAGTCTATGTAACCTTAGCTCCCTATGAACTCTCGCTAGTTGATCCCAAAGATCCGCATTCTTGGGATATGGGAGGTTTCGATCCCGCAATGCCCCGTGCAATTCAAATGATTGCTATGGGTGAAGTCTAA
- a CDS encoding NAD(P)/FAD-dependent oxidoreductase: protein MSLDTQNESAPHHVVIIGGGFGGLYAAQKLGKSKVPVKVTLIDKRNFHLFQPLLYQVATGSLSPADIASPLRAVLAEYKNISVVMGEVLDIDPQAQVVKLKNHLDISYDSLIVATGVSHHYFGNDQWSEQAPGLKTIEDAINMRRRILSAFEAAEKTHDPKFKEALMNFVVIGGGPTGVELAGTLAELAHRTLSDEFANIDTKKARIILIEGTDRVLPPYHADLSAAAKESLLKLGVEVKTSAMVTNIEDHVVTFKCGEQVEQIQAQTILWAAGVKASPMGKVLGERLNAELDRVGRVIVQPDMSIANYPNVYVIGDLANYPHQGDRPLPGVAPVAMQQGEYVAHHIEAKVQEKEPAKFKYWDFGSLAVIGRHEAVVDFKFLRLKGWLAWFIWTFVHIYYLVEFDNKLLVMVQWGWNYFTHRRGARIITGRYLQVLEEMEGIRAGGLSLETREPAEVA, encoded by the coding sequence ATGTCTCTAGATACTCAAAATGAAAGCGCACCCCATCATGTTGTGATTATTGGCGGTGGCTTTGGGGGACTCTATGCCGCCCAAAAACTAGGCAAATCAAAGGTTCCCGTTAAAGTAACCCTCATCGACAAACGCAACTTTCACCTCTTCCAGCCCCTACTTTACCAAGTCGCCACAGGCAGCCTCTCCCCCGCCGATATCGCCTCACCATTGCGGGCTGTCCTCGCCGAATACAAAAATATCAGCGTCGTCATGGGCGAAGTCCTTGATATTGATCCCCAAGCGCAGGTAGTTAAATTAAAAAATCACTTAGACATAAGCTATGACTCGCTGATCGTGGCGACAGGAGTCAGTCACCATTACTTCGGGAATGATCAATGGTCAGAGCAAGCCCCCGGATTAAAAACCATTGAAGATGCGATTAATATGCGTCGCCGCATCCTGAGCGCTTTTGAAGCAGCCGAAAAGACCCATGATCCCAAGTTTAAAGAAGCATTAATGAACTTTGTGGTCATCGGTGGGGGGCCAACTGGCGTGGAACTCGCAGGAACCTTAGCCGAACTAGCCCATCGCACCCTCAGTGATGAATTTGCGAATATTGACACTAAGAAAGCGCGAATTATCTTGATCGAAGGAACCGATCGCGTATTACCTCCATACCATGCAGATTTGTCCGCCGCCGCAAAAGAATCTCTGCTGAAATTAGGAGTGGAAGTCAAAACTAGTGCGATGGTGACAAACATTGAAGATCATGTTGTGACCTTCAAATGTGGTGAGCAAGTTGAGCAGATTCAAGCCCAAACGATTCTCTGGGCGGCGGGAGTGAAGGCTTCACCGATGGGTAAAGTCTTAGGAGAGAGACTTAATGCCGAACTAGATCGGGTTGGTCGTGTAATCGTCCAGCCTGATATGTCGATCGCTAATTATCCCAATGTCTATGTGATTGGTGACTTGGCGAACTATCCCCACCAAGGCGATCGCCCACTTCCAGGGGTTGCGCCTGTGGCGATGCAGCAGGGTGAATATGTCGCGCATCATATTGAAGCGAAGGTACAAGAAAAGGAACCTGCCAAATTTAAGTATTGGGATTTCGGAAGTCTTGCTGTTATCGGTCGCCATGAAGCAGTTGTGGACTTCAAGTTCCTGCGCCTGAAGGGTTGGCTAGCATGGTTTATCTGGACATTTGTGCATATTTACTATCTCGTGGAATTTGATAATAAATTGCTGGTCATGGTGCAGTGGGGATGGAACTACTTCACCCATCGTCGTGGCGCGAGAATTATCACGGGTAGATACTTGCAGGTATTGGAAGAAATGGAAGGAATCCGCGCAGGTGGGCTTTCATTAGAAACTAGGGAACCCGCAGAAGTTGCTTAA